Proteins co-encoded in one Medicago truncatula cultivar Jemalong A17 chromosome 8, MtrunA17r5.0-ANR, whole genome shotgun sequence genomic window:
- the LOC120577631 gene encoding tetratricopeptide repeat protein 4 homolog, with amino-acid sequence MYRELTGLRKPVFDKSNILHWPVLLLYAEVMSSDFIEDFCETDMFTVHLDMVFSEDQPLPWDVENNYKREFIELYYEAIGSGPRLSKQKLLHYLLEGTPATSSGEVIGDELKDAVEDFKQNKSSPKWIKVNERRTLHDVLKEPNFIIPEIPVFYVVSKQSSFYSKFKDGKWAPPSV; translated from the exons ATGTATCGAGAACTTACTGGGTTAAGGAAACCTGTGTTTGACAAAAGTAACATCCTTCATTGGCCTGTTCTTCTTTTGTATGCAGAAGTTATGTCTAGTGACTTCATTGAGGATTTCTGCGAGACCGACATGTTTACGGTTCACCTTGATATG GTATTTTCAGAAGATCAGCCGCTTCCATGGGATGTTGAAAACAATTACAAACGTGAATTTATTGAGTTATACTACGAGGCAA TTGGTTCTGGACCTCGTCTATCTAAGCAAAAACTCCTTCATTATCTATTAGAGGGAACTCCAGCAACTTCTAGTGGGGAAGTTATTGGCGATGAACTCAAAGATGCAGTTGAGGATTTTAAGCAAAACAAAA GCTCCCCGAAATGGATCAAAGTCAATGAGAGGAGAACACTCCATGATGTTCTGAAAGAGCCCAATTTCATCATTCCTGAGATCCCAG TCTTCTATGTTGTTTCTAAGCAATCCAGCTTTTATAGCAAATTCAAAGATGGAAAGTGGGCTCCTCCAAGTGTATGA